The following are from one region of the Macaca thibetana thibetana isolate TM-01 chromosome 2, ASM2454274v1, whole genome shotgun sequence genome:
- the NUDT16 gene encoding U8 snoRNA-decapping enzyme, giving the protein MAGARRLELGEALALGSGWRHACHALLYAPDPGMLFGRIPLRYAVLMQMRFDGRLGFPGGFVDTQDSSLEDGLNRELREELGEAAAAFRVERTDYRSSHAGSGPRVVAHFYAKRLTLEQLLAVEAGATRAKDHGLEVLGLVRVPLYTLRDGVGGLPTFLENSFIGSAREQLLEALQDLGLLQSGSISGLKIPAHH; this is encoded by the exons ATGGCCGGGGCCCGCAGGCTGGAGCTGGGCGAGGCCCTGGCGCTGGGGTCGGGCTGGCGTCATGCGTGCCATGCTCTCCTCTACGCGCCGGACCCTGGCATGCTCTTCGGCCGCATCCCGCTGCGCTACGCCGTACTG ATGCAGATGCGCTTCGATGGACGCCTGGGCTTCCCCGGCGGATTCGTGGACACGCAGGACAGCAGCCTAGAGGACGGGCTGAACCGCGAGCTGCGCGAGGAGCTCGGCGAGGCGGCGGCCGCTTTCCGCGTGGAGCGCACTGACTACCGCAGCTCCCACGCCGGGTCAGGGCCACGCGTTGTGGCCCACTTCTATGCCAAGCGTCTGACGCTCGAGCAGCTGTTGGCTGTGGAGGCCGGCGCAACACGCGCCAAGGACCAcgggctggag GTGCTGGGCCTGGTGCGAGTGCCCCTGTATACCCTGCGGGATGGTGTGGGAGGCCTGCCTACCTTCCTGGAGAATTCCTTTATTGGCTCTGCCCGGGAGCAGTTACTTGAAGCTCTCCAAGACTTGGGACTGCTGCAGTCTGGCTCTATTTCAGGCCTTAAGATTCCGGCTCATCACTAG